In the Paenibacillus sp. FSL H7-0357 genome, one interval contains:
- the nrdR gene encoding transcriptional regulator NrdR → MKCPYCDHTNTKVLDSRPANENKSIRRRRECERCSKRFTTFEMIEETPLIVIKKDGSREEFSRDKILRGLIRACEKRPVSVERLESIVSEVEKSLRGIALAEVESRQIGELVMEQLYPVDEVAYVRFASVYRQFKDINMFMKELKGLLSKNTEEFEGL, encoded by the coding sequence ATGAAATGCCCTTACTGCGATCACACGAATACGAAAGTGCTTGACTCGCGTCCGGCCAACGAGAATAAGTCCATCCGGCGCAGGCGGGAATGTGAGCGCTGCAGCAAGCGGTTTACCACCTTTGAGATGATTGAAGAAACTCCGCTGATCGTGATCAAAAAAGACGGCAGCCGCGAAGAATTCAGCCGCGACAAAATCCTGCGCGGCCTTATCCGTGCCTGCGAGAAACGTCCCGTCTCCGTAGAGCGCCTGGAGTCCATTGTCTCCGAGGTGGAGAAGTCGCTGCGCGGCATCGCCTTAGCCGAAGTGGAGAGCCGCCAGATCGGCGAGCTGGTCATGGAGCAGCTCTACCCTGTCGATGAGGTCGCTTACGTCCGCTTCGCCTCCGTGTACCGCCAGTTCAAGGATATCAACATGTTTATGAAGGAACTGAAGGGACTGCTCTCTAAAAACACCGAGGAGTTTGAGGGGTTGTAG
- the coaE gene encoding dephospho-CoA kinase (Dephospho-CoA kinase (CoaE) performs the final step in coenzyme A biosynthesis.) yields MIMGLTGGIASGKSTVSALFVEKGARLVDADAIAREVMLPGHPVLAAAVLHFGEGILLPDGTLNRTKLGEIVFHDPEARQALNQLTHPAIRQEIKDRMNTMEQEDPQRLTIVDIPLLYESELDNLFGQIVVVYVPREVQLDRLMERNRLTLEQAQGRLDAQLDIELKRSRADYIIDNSGTLAQTEQQVAVLWDRLGL; encoded by the coding sequence ATGATTATGGGCTTAACCGGAGGCATTGCTTCTGGAAAAAGCACCGTGTCCGCACTGTTTGTGGAAAAGGGAGCAAGACTCGTGGACGCTGATGCCATCGCCAGAGAAGTCATGCTCCCGGGACATCCGGTGCTGGCTGCAGCTGTGCTGCATTTTGGAGAAGGAATCCTGCTGCCGGATGGAACACTGAACCGCACCAAGCTGGGGGAGATCGTTTTTCATGATCCGGAAGCCCGGCAGGCGCTGAATCAGTTGACGCATCCGGCGATTCGCCAGGAAATCAAAGACCGTATGAACACAATGGAACAAGAAGACCCGCAGCGGTTGACTATTGTAGATATCCCTCTGCTGTATGAATCGGAGCTGGACAACCTTTTCGGGCAAATTGTGGTCGTCTATGTTCCCCGGGAGGTCCAGTTGGACCGGCTGATGGAGCGCAACAGGCTGACTCTGGAGCAGGCCCAAGGAAGACTGGATGCCCAGTTGGATATTGAACTGAAGCGCAGCAGAGCGGACTACATCATCGACAACAGCGGTACTCTTGCCCAAACTGAGCAGCAGGTTGCCGTATTGTGGGACAGGCTGGGCCTATGA
- the phoU gene encoding phosphate signaling complex protein PhoU yields the protein MIRRKEFDKDLEELRSLLQQMGEHVTDALEGAIVALQTLDTVRAQEIVKADLRLNAMEDRIMEIGSRLIITQQPVAKDLRRIIVAFKISSDLERMGDLALDVAKVTLRIQGQQLIKPLVDIPRMAEIVAVMIDEAIQSYLDENTDLAYKMAEDDDQVDHLYSATINELYTYMVEKPESLNQAMLLTLVGRYIERIADHATNIGESVVYLVTGKRPDLNQ from the coding sequence ATGATTCGCAGAAAAGAATTCGATAAAGATCTGGAAGAACTACGCAGCCTGCTGCAGCAGATGGGCGAGCATGTAACGGATGCTCTGGAAGGTGCAATCGTAGCTTTGCAGACTCTTGACACCGTACGTGCACAAGAAATCGTCAAAGCCGATTTACGGCTGAATGCCATGGAAGACAGAATAATGGAAATCGGTTCGCGGCTGATTATCACCCAGCAGCCCGTAGCCAAGGACCTGCGCCGAATTATTGTTGCGTTCAAAATATCCAGCGATCTGGAGCGTATGGGCGATTTGGCACTGGATGTTGCGAAGGTTACGCTGCGCATTCAGGGCCAGCAATTGATCAAACCGCTGGTGGATATTCCGCGGATGGCTGAAATTGTGGCCGTCATGATCGACGAGGCGATTCAATCCTATCTGGATGAGAACACCGATCTGGCGTACAAGATGGCCGAGGATGACGACCAGGTCGATCATTTGTACAGTGCAACGATTAATGAACTGTACACTTATATGGTCGAAAAGCCGGAATCGCTGAATCAGGCGATGCTGTTGACGCTGGTTGGCCGCTATATCGAGCGGATTGCCGATCACGCGACCAACATCGGCGAAAGTGTGGTTTATCTCGTAACAGGCAAACGCCCGGATCTGAATCAATAA
- the pstB gene encoding phosphate ABC transporter ATP-binding protein PstB yields the protein MKSIIDIEKLDLYYESFHALKAVDLQIPEKQVTAFIGPSGCGKSTLLRTLNRMNDMIPGTRIEGKVNISGKNIYSDEVEVESLRKQVGMVFQQPNPFPKSIYDNVAYGPRLHGVRAKAELDELVEQSLRQSALWEEVKDFLKKSALSLSGGQQQRLCIARALAVQPDILLMDEATSALDPVSTLKIEELVQELRDKYTIVMVTHNMHQAARVSGKTVFFLNGVIVEAADTELLFSNPKDSRTEDYISGRFG from the coding sequence ATGAAATCCATCATTGACATAGAGAAACTTGATCTCTACTATGAGTCTTTTCATGCACTGAAGGCTGTGGATCTGCAGATTCCGGAGAAACAGGTGACAGCTTTTATCGGTCCCTCCGGCTGTGGTAAATCCACATTACTGCGCACACTAAACCGTATGAACGACATGATTCCCGGAACACGTATTGAAGGTAAAGTGAACATCAGCGGCAAAAATATTTACAGCGACGAGGTTGAGGTGGAGAGCCTGCGCAAGCAGGTCGGCATGGTATTCCAGCAGCCCAATCCATTTCCCAAGTCGATCTACGACAACGTGGCCTACGGCCCCCGTCTGCATGGCGTCCGCGCCAAAGCGGAGCTGGATGAACTCGTAGAACAAAGTCTGCGGCAATCCGCGCTTTGGGAGGAAGTTAAGGATTTTCTGAAAAAATCTGCACTTAGCCTGTCCGGTGGACAGCAGCAGCGTCTTTGCATTGCCAGAGCGCTTGCGGTACAACCGGATATTCTGCTGATGGATGAGGCAACCTCCGCGCTTGACCCGGTATCCACACTAAAGATTGAGGAACTGGTACAGGAGCTGCGCGATAAGTACACCATTGTTATGGTCACACATAATATGCATCAGGCGGCCCGGGTATCGGGCAAAACCGTGTTTTTCCTGAACGGTGTAATTGTAGAGGCTGCGGATACGGAACTGTTGTTCTCCAATCCAAAGGACTCCCGCACAGAAGACTATATATCCGGCCGCTTCGGCTAA
- the mutM gene encoding DNA-formamidopyrimidine glycosylase — MPELPEVETVKRTLNELIKGKQIENVTVRLPRIIQRPDDTQAFAHMLAGHSVVHVERRGKFLRFVFDGLVMVSHLRMEGRYGLFQGDEPLDKHTHVIFHFTDGTELRYTDVRQFGTMHLFQPGEDLLLKPLSKLGQEPLDPSFTVERFKEIVSGKNTKIKPLLLNQEYVVGIGNIYVDEALHRAGIHPEVSAKALTEEQLNKLHHAIVATLTEAVNAGGSSVKSYVNGQGESGSYQQQLLIYGRKDQPCATCGTLIEKSVVGGRGTHICPSCQPLAAAVK; from the coding sequence ATGCCGGAATTGCCGGAAGTAGAAACAGTCAAGAGAACACTTAATGAATTAATTAAAGGCAAGCAGATAGAGAATGTCACCGTCCGGCTGCCGCGGATTATCCAGCGTCCGGACGATACTCAGGCTTTTGCCCATATGCTGGCAGGCCATAGCGTGGTTCATGTGGAGCGCAGAGGCAAATTTCTGCGTTTTGTATTTGACGGTTTGGTAATGGTCTCCCATCTGCGGATGGAGGGCCGGTACGGTCTTTTCCAGGGAGATGAGCCGCTGGACAAGCATACGCATGTCATCTTCCATTTCACCGACGGCACCGAGCTGCGGTATACGGATGTGCGTCAGTTTGGTACCATGCATTTGTTCCAGCCGGGCGAGGATCTTCTCCTTAAGCCGCTGAGCAAGCTGGGGCAGGAACCGCTTGATCCTTCCTTTACAGTGGAGAGATTCAAGGAAATTGTCTCCGGTAAAAACACCAAAATCAAACCGCTGCTGCTGAATCAGGAATATGTGGTCGGCATCGGCAATATTTATGTAGATGAGGCGTTGCATCGCGCCGGAATTCACCCTGAGGTGAGCGCGAAGGCGCTTACGGAAGAGCAGTTGAACAAGCTGCATCATGCGATTGTGGCAACGCTGACTGAGGCGGTGAATGCCGGAGGCTCCTCTGTGAAGTCGTATGTCAACGGCCAGGGAGAAAGCGGCAGCTACCAGCAGCAATTGCTCATTTACGGACGTAAGGATCAGCCCTGCGCCACCTGCGGTACTCTCATCGAGAAGAGTGTTGTAGGCGGCCGGGGCACTCATATTTGCCCAAGCTGCCAGCCTTTGGCTGCGGCAGTTAAGTAG
- a CDS encoding manganese efflux pump, translating into MLSPLFSLLLLAFALSLDGFGVGITYGLRKMKIPLLSIMIISLCSGIVICVSMQVGVLLAKVISPQAASSIGAIILVLMGCWSLVQMLIQKEKEHSPGGRETGTVLLSGVASKGEAATADLADTTAVSVSEIEKDAQKAAVFSLELRHLGVVIQILRTPSSADMDASGSISSMEAMLLGIALSLDAFGAGLGAALLGFSPVSTSLMIALFSGTFLLLGMRTGLKLSGRYWMKHAAVLPALMLIAMGIMKLL; encoded by the coding sequence GTGCTCAGCCCCTTGTTTTCATTGCTGCTGCTGGCTTTTGCCCTGAGCTTGGACGGTTTTGGTGTAGGCATTACATATGGACTCCGCAAAATGAAAATACCGCTGCTCTCCATTATGATTATCTCGCTTTGCTCGGGGATAGTCATTTGTGTCTCTATGCAGGTAGGTGTGCTGCTGGCGAAGGTAATTTCACCGCAGGCCGCTTCAAGCATCGGCGCGATTATTCTGGTCCTGATGGGCTGCTGGTCCCTCGTCCAGATGCTGATTCAGAAGGAGAAGGAGCACAGTCCGGGAGGACGGGAGACAGGAACCGTACTGCTTTCGGGAGTGGCTTCCAAGGGGGAGGCTGCAACTGCTGACCTTGCAGATACGACTGCGGTTTCTGTGAGTGAGATCGAAAAAGACGCGCAGAAGGCGGCAGTCTTTTCACTGGAGCTCCGCCATCTCGGGGTGGTCATCCAGATTCTCCGTACGCCGTCTTCGGCCGATATGGACGCCTCCGGGAGCATTTCCTCCATGGAAGCGATGCTGCTCGGAATAGCACTGTCGCTGGATGCTTTCGGAGCGGGTCTTGGGGCTGCACTGCTGGGATTCAGTCCGGTATCCACCTCGCTTATGATCGCCCTGTTCAGCGGAACCTTTCTGCTGCTGGGCATGAGAACAGGTCTTAAGCTGTCTGGACGTTACTGGATGAAGCATGCTGCCGTACTGCCTGCGTTAATGTTAATTGCAATGGGAATAATGAAGCTATTATGA
- a CDS encoding response regulator transcription factor translates to MAQRLLVIEDEPTLARLLSYNLTQEGYEVTVEDHGTAGYDRATREPFDLIVLDLMLPGMNGIDILDKLRGQGIRTPVIVLTAKNAEEDVVRGLKSGADDYITKPFGVSELLARVSAVLRRISGLAEEVQPEAVVSASTIILGQLEIYPERYEVSLGGVSINLRPKEFEVLLYLARKPGVVLTRDDLMNAVWGFDYIGGQRTVDVHVSSLRKKLELDPESVHIDSIRGVGYKLVVSKKRAPVI, encoded by the coding sequence ATGGCACAACGATTGCTTGTCATTGAAGACGAACCGACGCTGGCACGGCTGCTGTCCTATAATTTGACGCAGGAAGGTTATGAAGTGACGGTAGAGGATCATGGAACGGCAGGATATGACCGTGCGACTAGAGAACCTTTTGACCTGATCGTACTGGACCTCATGCTTCCGGGAATGAACGGGATTGATATTCTTGATAAACTACGCGGACAAGGCATCCGTACGCCTGTTATCGTGCTGACTGCCAAAAATGCCGAAGAGGATGTAGTTCGCGGCCTGAAATCCGGTGCTGATGATTATATAACCAAACCTTTTGGTGTATCGGAATTGCTTGCCCGGGTCAGCGCAGTACTCCGGCGGATCTCCGGACTTGCCGAAGAAGTCCAGCCGGAAGCTGTAGTATCGGCATCGACGATTATTCTGGGACAGCTGGAAATTTACCCTGAACGGTATGAGGTTTCTCTGGGCGGAGTCAGCATTAATCTGCGGCCGAAGGAATTTGAAGTGCTGCTGTATCTGGCGCGCAAGCCGGGTGTGGTGCTGACGCGCGACGATTTGATGAATGCCGTATGGGGCTTTGATTATATCGGCGGACAGCGGACGGTGGATGTCCACGTCAGCTCACTGCGCAAGAAACTGGAGCTTGATCCGGAATCAGTCCATATTGATTCGATTCGCGGTGTAGGTTACAAACTGGTAGTTAGCAAGAAAAGAGCGCCTGTCATTTGA
- a CDS encoding lytic transglycosylase domain-containing protein — protein MKWLRKKRVLLLLFVGFTGILFLSTNWMSWFYPIYYKAEIREHSITYDMDPFLVAAIIRVETNYKTGRESKKGALGLMQLMPDTAKWALEKAKLPDVSLQQLKREPSANIELGTWYLSSLSRQFDGNRTAVIAAYNAGPGKVKSWLEKGNWDGTAASVKDIPFGETRHYVQRVIYYYDQYTEIYSEF, from the coding sequence ATGAAATGGCTGCGTAAAAAAAGAGTGCTGCTCCTGTTATTCGTTGGATTCACTGGAATCCTGTTCTTGAGTACCAACTGGATGTCCTGGTTTTATCCGATTTATTATAAAGCAGAAATTCGTGAGCACAGTATTACCTACGATATGGACCCGTTCCTTGTGGCAGCCATCATCCGGGTGGAAACGAACTATAAGACCGGCCGGGAGTCCAAAAAAGGCGCATTGGGACTCATGCAGCTGATGCCGGATACGGCGAAGTGGGCGCTTGAAAAGGCCAAGCTTCCCGATGTCTCACTGCAACAATTGAAGAGGGAGCCATCGGCCAACATTGAGCTTGGAACCTGGTATTTGTCATCGCTTTCCCGCCAGTTTGATGGCAACCGTACCGCTGTAATCGCGGCCTATAACGCAGGCCCCGGGAAAGTGAAGAGCTGGCTGGAAAAGGGCAATTGGGACGGTACAGCGGCTTCCGTGAAGGATATCCCGTTTGGCGAGACCCGGCATTATGTGCAGCGAGTCATTTATTATTACGACCAGTACACGGAGATTTACAGCGAGTTCTAA
- the pnpS gene encoding two-component system histidine kinase PnpS gives MKPFRIRLTFILMTMIGISMIGAGLTMAQLFKDSHIAALEENMSREIKLLSGTLQFADMNSSGALNFYTEQAKHISKLTNSRITFITKDGKVIGDSEKDPLQMDNHSTREEEVLAAKEGIGRAIRYSDTLDRQMLYVAGAVVSDQGFDGYIRLSMELNAVTEGLSRAWLIMAGGLVLLFIAATLVSYKVASSMTSPLEQITRVARRITDLDYDARVPMKRKDEIGQLATAINAMADSLQTQLKTIRDNEDLLQSVLDNMTGGIVMINAEGEIALLNRASERLLDVKNSEMAGYSYKEIKHHYELTRLIDEGVTRKEAIHEERSIYNPAERIVRLDGVPMMQDGSYRGMLFLLQEVTEIRRLEKMRSEFVANVSHELKTPVAAVKGFAETLLGGGVTDEKTARSFLQIIYDENERLNRLIGDILELSKIESKRVQLECSPVHLIEFFDSVLGTLSKVAEKKKISLSANVPNELFVEGDEDKLRQIFMNLLSNAINYTHDGGSVKVTVVNGHKADGTETVVFTVSDTGMGIPRKDLPRIFERFYRVDKARSRSSGGTGLGLSIVKHLVELHRGSITVESDLGIGSSFILELPLLQEQAE, from the coding sequence ATGAAACCGTTTCGTATCCGGCTTACTTTTATACTGATGACTATGATCGGGATTTCCATGATCGGCGCCGGACTTACCATGGCCCAATTGTTTAAGGACTCCCATATTGCGGCCCTGGAGGAAAACATGTCCCGGGAAATAAAGCTGCTCTCCGGAACACTTCAGTTTGCCGATATGAACAGCTCCGGCGCATTGAATTTCTATACGGAGCAGGCCAAGCATATCTCTAAGCTGACCAATTCCCGGATCACCTTCATTACCAAGGACGGCAAGGTCATCGGCGATTCGGAGAAGGATCCGCTGCAAATGGACAATCACTCCACCCGTGAGGAGGAAGTGCTGGCCGCCAAGGAAGGAATCGGACGGGCGATCCGTTACAGTGATACCCTCGACCGGCAAATGCTGTATGTAGCCGGAGCTGTAGTCTCGGATCAGGGGTTCGACGGTTATATCCGGCTCTCCATGGAGCTAAACGCGGTGACGGAAGGACTCAGCCGGGCTTGGCTGATTATGGCCGGGGGGCTGGTTCTGCTGTTTATTGCGGCAACCCTGGTGAGCTACAAGGTGGCTTCAAGTATGACCTCTCCGCTGGAGCAGATTACGCGAGTGGCCCGGCGTATAACCGACCTGGATTATGATGCCCGAGTGCCGATGAAGCGCAAGGATGAGATCGGTCAGCTTGCTACAGCAATCAATGCCATGGCCGACAGCCTGCAGACCCAGCTGAAGACGATCCGTGATAACGAGGATTTGCTGCAGAGCGTGCTGGACAATATGACCGGCGGTATTGTGATGATCAATGCGGAGGGCGAGATTGCGCTGCTGAACCGGGCATCGGAACGTCTGCTGGACGTGAAGAACAGTGAAATGGCCGGCTATTCCTACAAGGAAATTAAGCATCATTATGAGCTTACCCGATTGATTGACGAGGGAGTTACCCGTAAGGAGGCAATCCACGAGGAACGGAGCATTTATAACCCGGCCGAGCGGATCGTCCGGCTTGACGGTGTGCCGATGATGCAGGATGGCTCTTACCGGGGCATGCTGTTCCTGCTGCAGGAGGTGACGGAAATCCGCCGTCTGGAGAAAATGCGCAGTGAGTTTGTGGCCAACGTCTCACATGAGCTGAAGACACCGGTGGCTGCGGTAAAAGGGTTTGCCGAGACCCTGCTTGGAGGCGGCGTTACGGATGAGAAGACGGCACGTTCTTTCCTGCAGATTATTTATGATGAGAATGAACGGTTGAACCGGTTAATCGGAGATATTCTGGAATTGTCCAAAATCGAATCAAAGCGCGTGCAGCTCGAATGCTCTCCTGTCCATTTAATTGAATTTTTTGATTCCGTACTGGGGACGCTCAGTAAAGTGGCAGAAAAGAAAAAAATCAGCCTCAGTGCAAATGTGCCGAACGAGCTGTTCGTGGAGGGTGATGAAGACAAGCTGCGCCAGATCTTTATGAATCTGCTCTCCAATGCAATCAATTACACGCATGATGGGGGAAGTGTGAAAGTAACCGTCGTCAACGGCCATAAGGCGGACGGCACGGAAACGGTTGTCTTTACCGTCAGCGATACCGGCATGGGCATTCCCCGCAAGGATTTGCCGCGGATTTTTGAACGCTTTTACCGGGTGGATAAGGCAAGATCGAGAAGCTCCGGCGGAACCGGCCTCGGATTGTCAATCGTGAAGCATCTGGTGGAGCTGCATCGCGGTTCGATTACGGTGGAGAGTGATCTCGGCATCGGCAGCTCGTTTATTCTGGAATTGCCGCTGTTGCAGGAGCAGGCAGAATAG
- a CDS encoding alpha/beta-type small acid-soluble spore protein — MSQNNSSNNLVAPNSRGALEQLKYEVAQELGITLSPDGYQGNKTSYENGSIGGYITKRLVTLAEQSLAGQYK; from the coding sequence ATGAGCCAAAACAACAGCTCCAATAACCTGGTAGCTCCAAATTCACGCGGTGCCTTGGAACAACTGAAATATGAAGTTGCCCAAGAACTAGGTATCACGCTCTCCCCAGATGGATACCAAGGCAATAAAACTTCTTACGAAAACGGTTCGATCGGTGGTTACATCACTAAACGTCTTGTAACCCTGGCTGAGCAATCACTGGCAGGTCAATACAAATAA
- the polA gene encoding DNA polymerase I codes for MDKLILIDGNNIIYRAFFAMPPLTNTAGQQTNAVYGFTTMLLRLIEEHKPSHLIVAFDAGKITFRHEGYEDYKGGRQKTPPELSEQFPMLKDLLRDMGVPQFEISGYEADDIIGSISREADEAGRQVMIVSGDKDMLQLASEYTTVALVRKGVTEVELYGPQQIREKYDLTPEQIIDLKGLMGDASDNIPGVPGVGEKTALKLLHQFGSVEGVLAGTGELKGKMKEKLEEHADSAVMSKKLATIYREVPLEHAWEDMEFTGIKGDTAGPALAKLEFKSLLERLSLSAYSPSSDGAVEAVEAAVLDITIVGESELEDLISALPGISALHVESNGENPHRAEVIGLGLSSPERHYFVPFALLQSHAAAPLRAWLGDSKAPKSGYDLHRADLALHWQGIPFAGAANDVQLAAYLLDPTEANQNLNDLTAKYGLPRLSPDEEVFGKGAKYKIPELEILGNHVARKSATVLGIVEKQQQELTETAMTGLFEDLEMPLSRILADMEKQGIAVNKEDLKELGKEFEAQISKLVAEIYEICGTEFNLNSPKQLGEILFVKLGLPVVKKTKTGYSTDAEVLEKLAPYHDVVRLILQYRSIAKLQSTYVEGLLKEVSEVTGKVHTFYRQTIAATGRLSSQFPNLQNIPIRLEEGRKIRKVFVPSEPGWSILAADYSQIELRVLAHISGDERMKEAFLHDMDIHTKTAMDVFGVTADQVDSNMRRSAKAVNFGIVYGISDYGLSQNLGISRKEASHFIEQYFEVYEGVRRYMDDIVLDARKQGYVTTLLERRRYLPEINAKNFNLRSFAERTAMNTPIQGTAADIIKLAMVHMDKALYERGLKSRMLLQVHDELVFEVPEDELELMKELLPKVMAGALKLSVPLKAEVSYGSNWYEAK; via the coding sequence GTGGACAAGTTGATACTAATCGATGGAAATAACATCATTTATCGCGCATTTTTCGCCATGCCGCCGCTGACGAATACGGCGGGGCAGCAGACAAATGCGGTATACGGATTTACGACGATGCTGCTGCGTTTAATAGAGGAGCATAAGCCGAGTCATCTGATCGTAGCATTCGATGCCGGGAAGATTACATTCCGGCATGAAGGGTATGAAGATTATAAGGGCGGCCGTCAAAAGACACCGCCAGAGCTCTCCGAGCAGTTTCCGATGCTGAAGGACCTGCTGCGTGATATGGGGGTGCCGCAGTTTGAGATTTCCGGTTACGAAGCTGACGATATTATCGGCAGCATCTCGCGTGAGGCTGATGAAGCCGGACGCCAGGTAATGATCGTGTCCGGGGACAAGGACATGCTGCAGCTGGCCTCGGAGTATACGACGGTGGCACTGGTCCGTAAGGGCGTTACAGAAGTCGAGCTGTACGGACCGCAGCAAATCCGCGAGAAATACGATCTGACGCCAGAGCAGATCATCGACCTTAAGGGGCTGATGGGTGATGCCAGTGATAACATTCCCGGAGTGCCTGGCGTAGGCGAGAAGACCGCACTTAAGCTGCTGCACCAGTTCGGTTCGGTCGAAGGCGTGCTGGCCGGAACCGGCGAGCTGAAGGGCAAGATGAAAGAGAAGCTGGAGGAACATGCGGACAGTGCCGTGATGAGCAAGAAGCTGGCGACGATTTACCGCGAGGTTCCGCTGGAACATGCCTGGGAGGATATGGAATTCACCGGAATTAAGGGGGATACCGCCGGCCCGGCACTCGCCAAGCTGGAATTCAAATCCCTGCTTGAGCGCCTGTCGCTGAGCGCTTATTCGCCCAGCAGTGATGGAGCTGTAGAAGCGGTTGAAGCTGCCGTCCTGGATATTACCATCGTCGGTGAAAGTGAGCTGGAGGACTTGATCTCCGCTCTCCCGGGCATTTCCGCGCTGCATGTGGAATCAAACGGTGAGAACCCGCACCGTGCAGAAGTGATTGGCCTTGGCTTGTCTTCGCCGGAGCGGCATTACTTCGTGCCGTTTGCACTGCTGCAGAGCCATGCTGCTGCTCCGCTGCGGGCCTGGCTGGGAGACAGCAAGGCGCCGAAGAGCGGTTATGATCTGCACCGCGCCGATCTGGCGCTGCATTGGCAGGGGATTCCTTTTGCCGGAGCAGCCAATGATGTGCAGCTTGCTGCTTATCTGCTGGATCCGACAGAAGCAAATCAGAACTTGAATGATCTTACCGCCAAATATGGCCTGCCCCGCTTATCTCCGGATGAAGAGGTGTTCGGCAAAGGCGCCAAATATAAAATACCGGAGCTTGAAATCCTCGGCAATCATGTGGCGCGCAAAAGCGCTACCGTGCTTGGTATCGTCGAGAAGCAGCAGCAGGAGCTGACCGAGACGGCAATGACCGGACTGTTCGAAGATCTCGAAATGCCGCTGTCGCGCATTCTTGCCGATATGGAAAAACAGGGGATTGCCGTCAATAAAGAAGATCTTAAAGAGCTGGGGAAAGAATTCGAAGCCCAGATTTCCAAGCTGGTTGCTGAAATCTACGAGATATGCGGAACCGAGTTCAACCTGAATTCGCCTAAGCAGCTCGGGGAAATCCTGTTTGTGAAGCTGGGTCTGCCTGTCGTCAAGAAGACCAAAACAGGCTATTCCACCGATGCCGAGGTGCTGGAGAAACTGGCCCCTTATCATGATGTGGTGCGTCTGATCCTGCAATACCGCTCGATCGCCAAGCTCCAGTCCACCTATGTAGAGGGGCTGCTCAAGGAAGTCTCCGAGGTGACCGGTAAGGTGCATACCTTCTACCGGCAGACCATTGCCGCAACAGGAAGGCTTAGCAGCCAATTTCCGAACCTGCAGAACATTCCGATCCGGCTGGAGGAAGGCCGCAAGATCCGCAAGGTCTTTGTACCGTCCGAACCGGGCTGGTCAATTCTGGCGGCAGATTACTCGCAGATCGAACTCCGCGTGCTGGCACATATTTCCGGTGATGAGCGGATGAAGGAAGCTTTTCTGCATGATATGGATATTCATACCAAGACAGCGATGGATGTGTTCGGAGTCACGGCCGACCAGGTCGACAGCAACATGCGCCGGTCCGCCAAGGCGGTTAACTTCGGCATTGTGTACGGCATCAGTGATTACGGACTGTCGCAGAACCTGGGGATTTCCCGCAAGGAAGCATCACATTTTATTGAGCAGTACTTTGAAGTATATGAGGGTGTACGCCGCTACATGGACGATATCGTGCTTGATGCCCGCAAGCAAGGTTATGTAACCACGCTGCTGGAACGCCGCCGCTATCTGCCGGAGATCAATGCGAAGAACTTTAATCTGCGCTCATTTGCCGAACGTACGGCGATGAATACCCCAATTCAAGGGACGGCTGCAGACATTATCAAGCTGGCTATGGTCCATATGGACAAGGCGCTGTATGAGCGCGGGCTGAAGAGCCGCATGCTGCTGCAGGTGCACGATGAGCTTGTTTTCGAGGTGCCGGAAGATGAGCTTGAGCTGATGAAGGAACTGCTGCCCAAGGTTATGGCCGGCGCGCTCAAGCTCTCTGTGCCGCTGAAGGCAGAGGTAAGTTATGGAAGTAACTGGTATGAGGCGAAATAG